In one window of Geotrypetes seraphini chromosome 3, aGeoSer1.1, whole genome shotgun sequence DNA:
- the FKBP1B gene encoding peptidyl-prolyl cis-trans isomerase FKBP1B isoform X2 yields MLQNGKKFDSSRDRNKSFKFKIGKQEVIKGWEDGVAQMSLGQRAKLTCTPDVAYGATGHPGVIPPNATLIFDVELIKIE; encoded by the exons ATGCTGCAGAATGGAAAGAAGTTTGACTCCTCTCGAGACAGGAATAAGTCTTTCAAGTTCAAGATTGGCAAGCAGGAAGTCATTAAAGGCTGGGAGGATGGAGTTGCTCAG ATGAGTTTAGGACAGAGGGCTAAGCTGACCTGTACACCTGATGTGGCGTATGGGGCCACAGGCCACCCAGGAGTCATCCCTCCCAACGCAACCCTCATCTTTGATGTGGAGCTGATCAAGATAGAGTAA